The following coding sequences lie in one Chelonoidis abingdonii isolate Lonesome George chromosome 6, CheloAbing_2.0, whole genome shotgun sequence genomic window:
- the SREK1IP1 gene encoding protein SREK1IP1: MALPGGNKDNIRAGCKKCGYPGHLTFECRNFLRVDPKRDIVLDVSSTSSEDSEEEELGKLQALPEKKNTSQEEEKKNLKRISKEKSKSKKLRKRSYSSSVTEEEDPKPKKQKSHKKERKKEKKSKSKKGKHHKKEKKKRKKEKHLSSDSSDSSSSD; this comes from the exons GTGGAAATAAGGATAATATCAGGGCAGGATGCAAGAAGTGTGGCTATC CTGGTCATCTGACATTTGAGTGCAGAAACTTTCTCCGTGTGGACCCCAAAAGAGACATTGTTTTAGACGTTAGCAGTACAAGCAGTGAAGACAGCgaggaagaggagctggggaaactGCAGGCCTTACCAGAGAAAAAGA atacaagtcaggaggaggaaaagaagaatCTAAAAAGAATaagcaaagaaaaatccaaatCAAAGAAATTAAGGAAAAG atcTTATTCATCAAgtgtcactgaagaagaagatccaaaaccaaaaaaacagaaatctcacaaaaaagaaaggaaaaaggagaaaaagagtaAATCTAAGAAAGGAAAAcatcacaaaaaagaaaaaaagaagagaaaaaaagaaaaacatttgtcATCTGATAGTTCAGACTCCTCTAGTAGCGACTGA